One region of Flavobacterium sp. GSB-24 genomic DNA includes:
- a CDS encoding DUF4374 domain-containing protein yields the protein MKKSTKLALLSAVLAFTAFSSCSSDSDKPGDTTGGGTDTGKTKYIITATTGAAGIADYLLTADDVTTGTITTTGNGLEQDGTYRYYITAQNNFFSLLYGQGNPGAVTTYNLNAEGKLVKKSDFQAETVHVFAAVNKDILTIKVPRSGASIASMYKIDAEKSLIIGEAQQDTKKLAGNGERAFFTWATQVGDKVYMPYMSIKGDGVDNFGTVNPDSTWVAVYNYPELKLEKVIKDNRTSYLGAYFTNGLFQDENGDAYGFSGAIATSNAVVTSTKPSAVVKIKKGTTEFDKSYFFNVQEKSGGYKISSTSYISKGKFLLLMYGNVGKNNGAVKMAIADVYNQTFTWVTNAPATLTSVTSRYNITSEDGSSAIVGINTPDGNWIYSINGSTAVATKGMKVEGGQITAIQKLKY from the coding sequence ATGAAAAAAAGTACCAAATTAGCGTTATTATCAGCTGTATTAGCTTTTACAGCTTTTTCTTCTTGCAGCAGTGATTCAGATAAACCAGGCGACACAACAGGTGGTGGTACAGATACTGGAAAAACTAAATATATTATTACTGCAACAACAGGAGCAGCAGGAATTGCAGATTATTTATTAACTGCAGACGATGTTACTACAGGAACTATCACAACTACTGGAAACGGATTGGAACAAGACGGAACGTACCGTTACTATATTACAGCACAAAATAACTTTTTCAGTTTACTTTACGGACAAGGAAATCCTGGAGCTGTAACAACTTACAATTTAAATGCTGAAGGAAAATTAGTGAAGAAATCTGATTTCCAGGCAGAAACTGTACACGTATTTGCTGCTGTAAACAAAGATATCCTAACAATTAAGGTTCCAAGAAGTGGTGCTTCAATTGCTTCTATGTACAAGATTGATGCTGAAAAATCACTTATTATTGGTGAAGCACAGCAAGATACTAAGAAATTGGCAGGAAATGGAGAAAGAGCTTTCTTTACTTGGGCAACTCAGGTTGGAGACAAAGTTTATATGCCATATATGAGTATTAAAGGTGATGGAGTAGATAATTTCGGAACTGTAAATCCAGATAGTACTTGGGTAGCAGTTTACAACTATCCAGAACTTAAATTAGAAAAAGTAATCAAAGATAACCGTACAAGTTACTTAGGAGCTTATTTCACAAACGGATTATTTCAAGATGAAAATGGAGATGCTTACGGTTTCTCTGGAGCTATTGCGACAAGCAATGCTGTTGTGACTTCTACAAAACCATCTGCGGTTGTAAAAATTAAAAAAGGAACTACAGAATTTGATAAGTCTTATTTCTTCAACGTTCAGGAAAAATCTGGAGGATATAAAATTTCTTCGACTTCTTACATTTCAAAAGGGAAATTCTTATTGTTAATGTACGGAAATGTTGGAAAAAACAATGGTGCAGTTAAAATGGCTATTGCCGATGTGTACAACCAGACATTTACATGGGTTACAAATGCTCCTGCAACATTAACTTCTGTTACAAGCCGTTATAATATTACTTCTGAAGACGGAAGTTCTGCAATTGTTGGTATCAACACTCCGGATGGAAACTGGATTTATTCTATCAACGGCTCAACAGCTGTTGCTACAAAAGGAATGAAAGTTGAAGGCGGACAAATTACTGCAATTCAGAAATTAAAATACTAA
- a CDS encoding TonB-dependent receptor — MSTQKFLFFISFFFFSFLSFSQQNQAVTVSGQVVEKSGQTIPFATIVIEKTGLSMISDENGKFIFNNVKSGKHTLKISAIGFSSFKKNIEVSDVSINIPVQLESELQELESVTVLGRTPTEKVNKKAYSVTAIDAKKLHNSTLDLSHALDRVSGVRNREAGGVGSRSELSINGFSGNQIKVFIDGVPMDNFGSSFQMNNIPINLADRVEVYKGVVPIWLGGDALGGAINIVTNSKPRTFVDASYSFGSFNTHRSSINAGYTAKSGFTTEINAFQNYSDNNYWVNVDVADLNTGAYFPNQRVRRFHDKYRNETVIVNIGVTGKKYADKLMIGFTGGENKADIQTGARMVSVFGEIYRRGSIVMPTLKYQVKDLFTKGLNVNVTGNYNFGFEQNVDTVFRRYNWFGDYKQYEGTGGERSRTLRKFYNNNGVATANATYTLNERHSFMINNTFNTFDRKESDELVPESLVYKQPKKTQKNVLGLGYKLDYNEKWSTSLFLKDYSLKTTYSRSYNPSGNAGDIAYQKYVDNTSTTGYGAATSYYIKRNLQVKASFEKSYRLPTPEEIFGNVNDNLEGNLALKPETSNNFNIGASYQTSFNVKNALSFDVNLLHRNATDFIRPTLNNNQTMTTNVNQGKVTNYGIDGEVRYSYSNRFTAGFNATYQNIRNMTEYEPNQNYVSPFYKDRIPNMPFLFGNADATVFFNNLWKKGNNLSVGYNLLYVHTYYLSWPSMGSKDSKLEIPQQFSHDLNAVYTLANGKYNIAFECKNFLDNKLYDNFSLQKPSRAFYIKLRYYFSKSNN; from the coding sequence ATGTCAACTCAAAAATTTTTATTTTTTATTTCATTTTTCTTCTTTTCGTTCTTATCATTTTCCCAGCAAAATCAAGCTGTTACCGTATCTGGACAAGTTGTTGAAAAATCTGGGCAAACAATTCCATTTGCCACAATAGTTATAGAAAAAACGGGTTTAAGTATGATTTCAGATGAAAACGGGAAGTTCATTTTTAATAATGTTAAGTCGGGAAAACACACATTAAAAATTTCTGCAATCGGTTTTTCAAGCTTTAAAAAAAACATAGAAGTTTCAGATGTCAGCATAAATATTCCAGTTCAGTTAGAAAGTGAATTACAAGAGTTAGAAAGCGTAACCGTACTTGGAAGAACACCAACCGAAAAAGTAAATAAAAAAGCTTACAGCGTAACAGCAATTGATGCTAAAAAATTACACAATTCAACATTGGATCTGTCTCATGCCTTAGATCGTGTTTCTGGAGTTCGTAATCGCGAAGCAGGAGGAGTTGGTTCGAGATCTGAACTTTCTATAAACGGATTTTCGGGTAATCAGATCAAAGTTTTTATTGACGGAGTACCAATGGATAATTTTGGTTCTTCATTTCAAATGAATAATATTCCAATCAATCTTGCCGATCGTGTCGAAGTTTACAAAGGAGTTGTACCAATTTGGCTGGGCGGAGATGCTCTTGGAGGTGCAATTAATATTGTGACTAACAGCAAGCCAAGAACTTTTGTAGATGCATCTTATTCTTTCGGATCTTTTAATACGCATCGTTCTAGTATCAATGCAGGCTATACCGCAAAAAGCGGATTCACAACAGAAATCAATGCTTTTCAAAACTATTCAGACAATAATTATTGGGTCAACGTAGACGTTGCCGATTTAAATACGGGAGCTTATTTCCCCAATCAGCGCGTAAGACGTTTTCATGATAAATACCGCAATGAAACCGTAATTGTAAATATTGGTGTAACAGGAAAAAAATATGCCGATAAATTAATGATTGGTTTTACTGGAGGAGAAAATAAAGCTGATATTCAGACTGGTGCAAGAATGGTTAGCGTTTTTGGAGAAATCTACAGAAGAGGAAGTATTGTTATGCCGACTTTGAAATATCAGGTTAAAGATTTATTTACCAAAGGTCTTAATGTTAATGTGACGGGTAATTACAATTTTGGATTCGAACAAAATGTAGATACAGTTTTTAGAAGATACAATTGGTTTGGAGACTATAAACAGTATGAAGGTACTGGCGGAGAAAGAAGCCGTACACTTCGTAAATTTTATAACAATAATGGTGTAGCGACTGCAAATGCAACTTATACGCTGAATGAAAGACACTCATTTATGATCAATAACACTTTTAATACTTTTGACCGTAAAGAGAGTGATGAACTAGTTCCTGAATCTTTGGTGTACAAACAGCCTAAAAAGACACAAAAAAATGTTTTAGGTTTAGGGTATAAACTGGATTATAATGAAAAGTGGAGTACTTCTTTATTCTTAAAAGATTATTCATTAAAAACTACTTATTCAAGAAGTTACAATCCTTCTGGAAATGCGGGCGATATTGCTTATCAAAAATATGTTGATAATACTTCTACAACAGGATATGGTGCCGCAACGAGTTATTACATAAAGCGTAATCTTCAGGTAAAAGCTTCTTTTGAGAAGAGTTACAGACTTCCAACTCCTGAAGAAATCTTCGGAAATGTAAATGATAATTTAGAAGGAAATCTGGCTTTAAAACCAGAAACTAGTAACAACTTTAATATTGGTGCAAGTTATCAAACGAGTTTTAATGTAAAAAATGCGCTGTCATTTGATGTGAATCTTTTACATAGAAATGCGACAGATTTTATTCGTCCTACCTTGAATAATAATCAAACCATGACTACGAATGTAAACCAAGGGAAAGTAACCAATTATGGTATTGATGGTGAGGTTAGATATTCGTACAGCAACAGGTTTACGGCTGGATTTAATGCCACGTATCAGAATATTAGAAATATGACTGAATATGAGCCAAATCAAAATTATGTTTCTCCATTTTACAAAGACAGAATTCCAAATATGCCATTCCTTTTCGGAAATGCCGATGCAACTGTATTCTTCAATAATCTATGGAAAAAAGGAAACAATTTATCCGTTGGCTACAATTTACTATATGTCCATACTTACTATTTGTCTTGGCCAAGTATGGGAAGCAAGGATAGTAAATTAGAAATTCCGCAGCAGTTCAGCCATGATTTGAATGCAGTTTATACGCTTGCTAACGGAAAATATAATATTGCTTTTGAATGTAAAAACTTCTTAGATAATAAACTCTACGACAACTTCTCCTTGCAAAAACCAAGCAGAGCTTTTTACATCAAACTTAGATATTACTTCAGTAAATCAAATAATTAA
- a CDS encoding AraC family transcriptional regulator, with protein sequence MKIKATLLTPETPIIKIQIGDKYCPKSILTEENINIENNDSEKISSRHLITEGLVILDTQMYYSSSKTVIFEIDEESVVMNFIYSSNVETQIDQLEGEKFSKENTHNIFYTSNFKASFTIPPFKQINYLSIILSKEFYYNIINEDWQLHEKFSKNILGKKSSYLTSKYLSFSPAIQWVTHEIKNCARQGALKRIYIESKIKELLIHQLEAIITKPPLKEKIDEEEYNKLLEAKKILDNDYRNTPTLPELSRLISLNEFKLKKGFKACFGTTVKSYIIKLRMEHAKELFQSKTATVSEAAYKCGYKDVSHFSAAFKSYYGFSPQKFKINTDIIQFWLIGFSFLW encoded by the coding sequence TTGAAAATCAAAGCCACACTTTTAACACCAGAAACGCCAATAATTAAAATTCAAATTGGAGATAAATATTGTCCAAAAAGCATTTTAACAGAGGAGAATATCAATATAGAAAACAACGATTCGGAGAAAATTAGCAGCCGGCATTTAATTACAGAAGGCTTAGTTATACTCGATACCCAAATGTATTATTCGAGCTCAAAAACAGTCATTTTTGAAATAGATGAAGAATCTGTTGTTATGAATTTTATTTACAGCAGCAATGTAGAAACTCAAATAGACCAGTTAGAAGGCGAGAAATTTTCTAAAGAAAATACACATAATATTTTTTATACCAGTAATTTTAAAGCTTCATTTACAATTCCACCTTTTAAACAAATAAATTACTTGTCCATTATTTTATCAAAGGAGTTTTATTACAATATCATTAATGAAGATTGGCAGCTTCACGAAAAATTTTCAAAAAACATTCTTGGCAAAAAATCCAGTTATTTAACCTCAAAATACCTTTCTTTTTCGCCGGCTATTCAATGGGTTACACACGAGATAAAAAATTGTGCGCGTCAAGGTGCACTCAAGAGAATTTATATCGAAAGTAAAATTAAGGAACTTCTAATTCATCAGCTCGAAGCAATAATTACCAAACCTCCATTAAAAGAAAAAATTGACGAAGAAGAATACAACAAACTTTTAGAAGCAAAAAAAATACTAGACAACGATTATCGAAACACACCTACCCTGCCAGAACTTTCACGACTTATTTCGTTAAACGAATTCAAATTAAAAAAAGGTTTTAAAGCTTGTTTTGGTACAACCGTTAAAAGCTATATTATCAAACTTAGAATGGAACACGCCAAAGAGTTATTTCAAAGCAAAACAGCAACCGTAAGCGAAGCTGCTTACAAATGCGGCTATAAAGATGTCTCTCATTTTTCGGCTGCATTTAAAAGCTATTACGGCTTTTCTCCACAAAAATTTAAAATCAATACCGACATTATTCAATTTTGGTTAATTGGTTTTTCATTTTTGTGGTAA
- a CDS encoding hydrolase, translated as MKKLILTAVLLLVTFIGFAQKPSPALLDPTNHTLVLVDYESQMAFAVSNIPIDQLRNNTALVAGASKIFKVPTIVTTVAEKSFSGPVFREIEEFYPQKTSNYIDRTTMNTWEDAPARKAIIATGKKKIVFGGLWTSVCIVGPALSAINEGYDVYVITDASGDVSKEAHEMAVTRMVQAGAHPITSLQYLLELQRDWGRQETYVPVTDLVKKYGGAYGVGVQYAHEMLKH; from the coding sequence ATGAAAAAATTAATCCTTACCGCAGTTTTATTATTAGTTACATTTATCGGATTCGCTCAAAAGCCAAGTCCAGCATTATTAGATCCAACAAACCATACATTGGTACTGGTAGATTATGAAAGCCAAATGGCATTTGCAGTAAGCAACATTCCAATCGATCAACTTAGAAACAATACAGCCCTTGTTGCTGGAGCATCAAAAATATTCAAAGTGCCAACTATCGTAACAACAGTTGCAGAAAAATCATTCAGCGGACCTGTTTTTAGAGAAATCGAAGAATTCTACCCGCAAAAAACTTCAAACTATATTGATCGTACCACAATGAACACTTGGGAGGATGCTCCTGCACGTAAAGCAATTATTGCAACAGGTAAAAAGAAAATTGTTTTTGGCGGATTATGGACAAGCGTTTGTATCGTTGGGCCAGCATTATCAGCAATCAACGAAGGCTATGATGTTTATGTAATTACAGATGCAAGCGGAGACGTTTCTAAAGAAGCGCACGAAATGGCCGTAACACGTATGGTTCAAGCTGGCGCTCACCCAATAACTTCATTACAGTATTTATTAGAATTGCAACGCGACTGGGGTCGTCAGGAAACTTATGTACCTGTGACAGATTTAGTTAAAAAATACGGTGGTGCTTATGGTGTAGGCGTACAATATGCTCACGAAATGTTGAAACACTAA
- a CDS encoding amidohydrolase, producing MKLISKITALLLIISLPIFGQNKKATLIVHHAVIHTLDNKNTIVEAMAVADGKILKTGKNSEILKLKDKATTIIDAKGKVIIPGIFDSHMHIIRGGRFYNTELRWDGVRSLKRALAMLKEQAQRTPKGQWVRVVGGWNAYQFEEKRLPTLAEINEASGDVPTFVLHLYGHAYLNKAGLEALKIDSNTPNPNAGLIEKDANGNPTGLLIAEPNAFILYSTLAKIPELTQDEKFNSTKQFMTEMNRLGVTAIMDAGGGFQNFPDDYGVTNGLCKDSDLTIRMPYYLFAQKAGSELNDYTKWINTVEIGEGCDDDHHSDKVEYHVQGAGENLVMSAGDFENFDKPRPELSPAMEGQLKEVLSLLVKNKWPFRIHATYNESITRFLNVIEDINKETPLNGLLWFFDHGETVSVENLKRIKALNGGLAIQHRMAYQGESFIKRYGKTAAANTVPLKKILELGIKVGMGTDGTRVASYNPWVGLYWLTTGKTLGGLKYMNDENIVDRTTALKLFTYGSAELINIEKDRGMLTADKLADFAILSDDYFSTSEEKILNIESKLTVVNGKVVYADNDFRTFAKQTPKAIPDWSPVNYFGGYQKN from the coding sequence ATGAAACTCATTTCTAAAATAACAGCCCTTCTTTTAATCATTTCTCTTCCCATTTTCGGGCAAAACAAAAAAGCCACACTAATTGTTCACCATGCAGTAATTCACACTCTGGACAATAAAAACACAATCGTTGAAGCGATGGCTGTTGCTGATGGAAAAATTCTTAAAACGGGAAAAAACAGTGAAATATTAAAGTTAAAAGATAAAGCAACAACAATAATCGATGCCAAAGGAAAAGTAATTATTCCTGGAATATTTGATTCTCACATGCACATTATCCGTGGCGGAAGATTCTACAATACTGAATTACGCTGGGATGGAGTGCGATCTTTAAAAAGAGCGTTAGCCATGCTGAAAGAACAAGCACAAAGAACTCCAAAAGGACAATGGGTGCGAGTTGTAGGCGGTTGGAATGCTTACCAGTTCGAAGAAAAAAGACTGCCAACTTTGGCCGAAATTAACGAAGCAAGCGGCGATGTTCCGACATTTGTACTGCATTTATATGGACACGCTTATTTAAACAAAGCAGGTTTAGAAGCATTAAAAATTGATTCTAATACGCCAAATCCAAATGCGGGATTAATTGAAAAAGATGCTAACGGAAATCCAACCGGATTATTAATTGCTGAGCCGAATGCTTTTATCCTCTACTCTACTCTTGCCAAAATTCCAGAATTAACTCAGGATGAAAAATTTAATTCGACTAAGCAATTTATGACCGAAATGAATCGTCTTGGCGTAACCGCTATTATGGATGCAGGAGGCGGATTTCAAAATTTTCCAGACGATTACGGCGTAACAAACGGTTTATGCAAAGACAGTGATTTGACCATCAGAATGCCTTATTATTTGTTTGCACAAAAAGCAGGAAGCGAATTAAACGATTACACCAAATGGATTAATACTGTTGAAATTGGTGAAGGCTGTGATGACGATCATCATTCGGACAAAGTAGAATATCACGTTCAGGGCGCGGGAGAAAACTTGGTTATGAGCGCAGGAGATTTTGAAAACTTCGACAAACCAAGACCTGAATTAAGCCCAGCGATGGAAGGACAATTGAAAGAAGTTTTATCATTATTAGTAAAAAACAAATGGCCATTTAGAATACATGCGACCTACAACGAAAGCATTACAAGATTTTTAAATGTCATCGAAGACATTAACAAGGAAACTCCTTTAAATGGCCTTTTATGGTTCTTTGATCATGGAGAAACGGTTTCTGTAGAAAATTTAAAACGAATAAAAGCCTTAAATGGCGGATTAGCAATTCAGCACAGAATGGCGTATCAAGGAGAAAGCTTCATTAAAAGATATGGCAAAACCGCTGCTGCAAATACAGTTCCGCTTAAGAAAATTTTAGAATTGGGAATAAAAGTCGGAATGGGAACTGACGGAACCCGCGTAGCAAGTTATAATCCGTGGGTAGGTTTATATTGGCTGACAACTGGAAAAACATTGGGCGGTTTAAAATATATGAATGACGAAAATATCGTAGACAGAACAACCGCTTTAAAATTATTTACTTACGGAAGTGCCGAATTAATCAATATCGAAAAAGACCGAGGCATGCTGACTGCAGATAAACTAGCCGATTTTGCGATTCTTTCCGACGATTATTTTTCAACTTCTGAAGAAAAAATACTTAACATCGAATCCAAACTAACAGTCGTAAACGGAAAAGTAGTATATGCCGATAATGACTTTAGAACCTTTGCCAAACAAACCCCAAAAGCAATTCCAGACTGGAGTCCGGTAAATTACTTTGGAGGTTACCAAAAAAATTAA
- a CDS encoding alginate export family protein yields MKNTFLLLLLLGIFFSANAQQKPVFQKLRYEDDFQYLKPDSTKNWYEKIKYIPLGKNDKYYASIGGEIREQYFYTVNDKWGDETTGGDGYLLSRYLLNTDIHFGRFRTFVEFQSSLANSKIDPSPVDENELDFHQVFLDIDFIQNKNQQLTLRVGRQEMAYGSQRLVSVRERPNNRIAFDGVKLFYKNNNWQTDAFYSHPVANKAGVFNDDFNDNAKLWGSYTVIHKVPFIQNIDLYYLGLWKSRAVFDNAVGEETRHSIGTRIWKTKGNWKYDFEGLYQFGKINAQNIAAWTLSSNTSYTFENVKFSPEIGLKTEFISGDKNNSDNTLQTFNPLYPKGAYFGLVGLIGPANLIDIHPSIAFDLTKKLGFGIDYDIFWRSSIHDGLYAPNMQLLYSGDNTTERFIGTQLIANFDYNVNSFLTLSVEGAWFNAGAFLKEAGSGKDYFYSALTAQFKF; encoded by the coding sequence ATGAAAAATACATTCTTACTATTGTTGCTTTTGGGAATCTTTTTTTCTGCAAATGCACAACAAAAACCAGTTTTTCAAAAGCTGCGATATGAGGATGATTTCCAATATCTAAAACCCGATTCGACGAAAAACTGGTACGAGAAAATCAAATATATTCCATTAGGTAAAAACGATAAATACTACGCCTCAATTGGCGGTGAAATCAGAGAACAATATTTTTATACCGTTAATGACAAATGGGGCGACGAAACAACTGGCGGAGACGGCTACTTACTTTCACGTTATTTATTAAATACCGATATCCATTTTGGCAGATTCAGGACTTTTGTTGAATTCCAAAGCAGTCTTGCCAACAGCAAAATAGATCCAAGTCCGGTGGATGAAAACGAACTGGATTTTCATCAGGTTTTTTTAGATATTGATTTCATTCAGAATAAAAATCAGCAGTTAACTCTTAGAGTTGGTCGACAAGAAATGGCTTACGGCTCACAACGTTTAGTAAGCGTTCGCGAAAGACCAAATAACCGAATTGCCTTTGACGGAGTGAAACTATTTTATAAAAATAACAACTGGCAGACAGATGCTTTTTACTCTCATCCTGTTGCTAATAAAGCTGGTGTTTTTAATGATGATTTCAATGACAATGCTAAACTTTGGGGAAGTTATACGGTGATTCATAAAGTTCCTTTTATCCAAAATATCGATTTGTATTATTTAGGATTATGGAAAAGCCGCGCCGTTTTTGATAATGCAGTTGGTGAAGAAACAAGACATTCGATAGGAACCAGAATTTGGAAAACAAAAGGAAACTGGAAATACGATTTTGAAGGATTGTATCAATTTGGAAAAATAAACGCTCAAAATATTGCAGCATGGACACTTTCATCAAACACATCTTATACTTTTGAAAATGTAAAATTCAGTCCTGAAATTGGTTTAAAAACCGAGTTTATTTCTGGAGATAAAAATAATAGCGACAATACATTACAAACGTTCAATCCCTTATATCCAAAAGGCGCTTATTTTGGCTTGGTTGGGTTAATAGGTCCAGCGAATTTAATTGACATTCACCCATCGATTGCTTTCGATTTAACCAAAAAGTTAGGCTTTGGGATAGATTATGATATTTTCTGGAGAAGTTCAATTCATGACGGTTTATATGCTCCAAACATGCAATTGTTATACTCTGGAGACAACACAACCGAGCGTTTTATAGGAACACAATTGATCGCTAATTTTGATTATAACGTAAATTCCTTTTTAACGCTTTCCGTTGAAGGCGCTTGGTTTAATGCCGGAGCTTTCCTAAAAGAAGCCGGTTCAGGAAAAGATTATTTTTATTCAGCTTTGACTGCTCAGTTTAAATTTTAA
- a CDS encoding 2'-5' RNA ligase family protein, translating into MEKKYSVVFHPSQDGIEIIKKLKLELFNKIGWYGSCNSVAHITIGGFKASENQLEKFIQKLSKIADTLIPIQIYLDHFDAYEESRAFFISPNEDSKVNLKPMMKKIQETLLISIKDRSDDPHISIGRNLTPENIKIARDLFTTINMEFLCDAIILREFDPIKKQYFILEIFPFGSNPQPELIQGSLF; encoded by the coding sequence ATGGAAAAGAAATATTCAGTTGTTTTTCATCCCTCACAAGATGGAATTGAGATAATCAAAAAACTAAAATTAGAATTATTCAATAAAATTGGATGGTATGGCAGCTGCAATTCTGTAGCACATATTACAATTGGTGGATTTAAAGCGAGTGAAAATCAGCTTGAAAAATTCATACAAAAGCTTTCTAAAATCGCTGACACTTTAATTCCAATACAAATTTATTTAGATCATTTTGATGCGTATGAGGAAAGTCGGGCTTTCTTTATATCTCCTAATGAAGATTCTAAAGTAAATTTAAAACCTATGATGAAAAAAATTCAGGAAACACTTCTGATTTCCATTAAAGACAGAAGCGACGATCCTCATATTTCAATAGGACGAAATCTAACGCCTGAAAACATCAAAATTGCCCGTGATTTATTCACTACAATTAACATGGAATTTTTATGTGATGCTATTATACTAAGAGAATTTGATCCGATTAAAAAACAATATTTTATCTTAGAAATATTTCCTTTTGGCAGTAATCCTCAGCCAGAATTAATTCAGGGAAGTTTATTTTAA
- a CDS encoding AraC family transcriptional regulator encodes MKSLDSFYKDITEGSTVEPNSLLPNDIQKEIGHFNVFDIKELLERMKGKPGMPYDRRAYYKISLIRGKNRAEYADKIIDIEKQGLLFATPKIPYNYLPQDTNQSGQFCVFTSEFLSKNKSGIDLDELPIFASDGYPIFQLSDEEVEEVALIFNKIQKEINSDYIYKYDLIRNYVAELIHFGQKLQPITALYSKHNSAARVSSLFAELLERQFPIESPNQRLELRTAKDFASRLSVHVNHLNKVLKENTGKTTTELISSRLTNEAKILLKQTDWNISEIAYSLGFEELAHFSNFFKKQTSLTPLAFRA; translated from the coding sequence ATGAAATCCCTAGATTCATTTTATAAAGATATTACCGAAGGTTCAACTGTAGAACCTAACTCCTTATTGCCAAATGACATTCAAAAAGAAATTGGTCATTTTAATGTATTTGATATCAAAGAGCTTTTGGAACGCATGAAAGGAAAGCCTGGAATGCCTTATGACAGAAGGGCTTACTACAAAATAAGTTTGATTCGCGGGAAAAACAGAGCCGAATATGCCGATAAAATAATCGATATAGAAAAACAGGGATTGTTATTTGCAACGCCAAAAATTCCGTACAACTATTTACCGCAGGACACCAATCAATCTGGACAGTTTTGTGTTTTCACCAGCGAATTTTTATCTAAAAACAAAAGCGGAATCGATTTGGACGAACTTCCGATTTTCGCTTCAGATGGTTATCCTATATTTCAATTATCTGATGAAGAAGTTGAAGAAGTTGCTTTGATTTTCAACAAAATACAAAAAGAAATCAATTCTGATTATATCTATAAATACGATTTAATTCGAAATTATGTTGCGGAATTAATTCACTTCGGACAAAAATTACAGCCTATTACAGCGCTGTATTCTAAACATAATTCTGCTGCGAGAGTATCTTCTTTATTTGCGGAATTACTTGAAAGACAATTCCCAATTGAATCTCCAAATCAAAGATTAGAATTGCGAACTGCCAAAGATTTTGCATCTAGACTATCAGTTCATGTCAATCATTTAAATAAGGTTTTAAAGGAAAACACTGGAAAAACCACAACAGAATTAATCAGCAGCCGATTAACAAACGAAGCCAAGATTCTATTAAAACAAACCGATTGGAATATTTCTGAAATTGCCTATTCACTTGGTTTTGAAGAATTAGCGCATTTTTCTAATTTCTTTAAGAAACAAACGTCGTTGACGCCTTTGGCTTTTAGAGCTTGA
- a CDS encoding SDR family NAD(P)-dependent oxidoreductase, translated as MNLSNNKILITGGASGIGLGLTERFIQENNTVIICGRRESVLNEVKAKFPSVITKVCDLSLEEERIELYKWISENHSDLNVLINNAGIQKWVSVTDAGFYESMKAEISTNIEAPLHLTSLFIELKSLQTVMNVTSGLAFSPFAKVPVYSATKAFFRSFTISLRHLLKAKNIEVIEIIPPALNTDLGGVGLHDAHPSVSDFIVSIFEQLKEGRTELTFGTSETRLNASVPQLKASFEALHSN; from the coding sequence ATGAATTTATCAAACAACAAAATTTTAATTACAGGAGGTGCAAGCGGGATCGGACTTGGACTTACTGAACGATTTATTCAAGAAAACAATACCGTTATAATCTGCGGCAGAAGAGAATCTGTTTTAAACGAAGTAAAAGCAAAATTTCCATCGGTTATAACAAAAGTCTGCGATTTGTCTTTAGAAGAAGAAAGAATCGAACTTTACAAATGGATTTCTGAAAATCATTCGGACTTAAACGTGTTAATCAATAATGCTGGAATTCAAAAATGGGTTTCTGTTACAGATGCTGGTTTTTACGAAAGTATGAAAGCTGAAATCTCGACAAATATTGAAGCTCCTTTACATTTAACTTCATTATTTATTGAGTTGAAATCTTTACAAACTGTAATGAATGTAACTTCTGGATTGGCATTTTCTCCTTTTGCAAAAGTTCCGGTTTATTCGGCTACAAAAGCGTTTTTCCGTTCGTTTACGATTTCACTTCGTCATTTATTAAAGGCTAAAAACATCGAAGTAATCGAAATTATTCCGCCTGCACTTAATACAGATTTGGGTGGAGTTGGTTTACACGATGCACATCCAAGCGTGAGCGATTTTATTGTTTCTATTTTTGAACAATTAAAAGAAGGCAGAACAGAACTTACTTTTGGAACCAGCGAAACTAGATTAAACGCAAGTGTGCCACAATTGAAGGCATCATTTGAGGCTTTGCATTCTAATTAA